A stretch of DNA from Staphylococcus equorum:
TGTATGTTTAAAAAAGGAGTAACATATCATGTATGACATTAAAAAGTGGAAACATATTTTTAAATTAGACCCTGCAAAGTTAATATCTGACGAAGAATTAGAAGCAATTTGTTTATCTAATACGGACGCAATTATTATAGGTGGAACAGATGAAGTTACTGAAGATAATGTGTTTCATTTAAAGCGACGCTTAAACCAATTTTCATTACCCATAGCATTGGAAATTTCAAATGTAGATAGCGTAATGCTTGGCTTCGACTTTTATTTCGTGCCTACCGTGTTAAACAGTTCAGATGTTAAATATCATAATGGCATATTGTTAGATGCACTCAAGTCATTCGGACAAATAATTGATTTTGATGAAGTCATATTTGAAGGCTATGTCGTACTTAATCCTGATAGTAAAGTCGCGAAAGTGACGCAAGCAAATACAAACTTAACGGATGAAGATATTGAAGCTTATGCATTAATGATTAATGATATGTACAAATTACCGGTTATGTATATAGAATATAGTGGTACATATGGAGAAGTAGAAATAGTAAAAGCAGCAGCAAATCAATTAACAGATACACAACTATTTTATGGTGGTGGTATTAGTGATTATAATGAAGCAAAACAAATGGCTTCAATCGCAGACACTATTATAGTTGGAGACATTATATATAAAGATATAGAAAAAGCATTAAAAACAGTTGAGATAAAGGAGTCACATAAATGAACGCATTAGTTAATAAGATGAATGAGGAACAAAGCCAAGCAGTACGTACAACAGAGGGGCCATTGCTTATAATGGCAGGTGCAGGTTCAGGCAAAACACGTGTCTTAACACATCGTATAGCATACTTGCTTGATGAGAAAGACGTGTCTCCATATAACGTATTAGCCATCACATTTACAAATAAAGCTGCCAAAGAAATGAAAGCACGTGTTGAGACATTAGTTGGAGAACAAGCTCAAGTGCTATGGATGTCTACATTTCACTCTATGTGTGTGAGAATACTTCGAAGAGATGCAGATAGAATTGGTATAGAACGCAATTTTACAATTATTGATCCAACTGACCAAAAATCAGTAATTAAAGATGTATTAAAAA
This window harbors:
- a CDS encoding heptaprenylglyceryl phosphate synthase is translated as MYDIKKWKHIFKLDPAKLISDEELEAICLSNTDAIIIGGTDEVTEDNVFHLKRRLNQFSLPIALEISNVDSVMLGFDFYFVPTVLNSSDVKYHNGILLDALKSFGQIIDFDEVIFEGYVVLNPDSKVAKVTQANTNLTDEDIEAYALMINDMYKLPVMYIEYSGTYGEVEIVKAAANQLTDTQLFYGGGISDYNEAKQMASIADTIIVGDIIYKDIEKALKTVEIKESHK